From Nerophis lumbriciformis linkage group LG11, RoL_Nlum_v2.1, whole genome shotgun sequence, one genomic window encodes:
- the eif3c gene encoding eukaryotic translation initiation factor 3 subunit C, translated as MPVVDQSSRRRTTSFSGSRDRHDRRAVFPCQHRSKTGFYHYSNAREVSQNTFYKDVDWAISSDMSRFFATGSDSESEDSLSADEITPKAPGTTFKQSLLLSDDEEDTKRIVRSAKDKRFEELTNLIKTIRNAMKIRDMSKCLEEFEQLGRAFLKSKNIVDKEGVPSFYIRLLADLEDYLNQLWEDKEGKKKMNKNNAKALSTLRQKIRKYNRDYEKEIAAYKENPQESADEEEEKGQDDSGSSSDSNDEGDEDGVSAKSFLKKKPEATPEASKFLKPAKGSGDESSSSDDDDDDEDWGSDTVDTGSESSDGGDGVNASLAMVFLKKEKGPDKGGEKVGKKKKLKKKEKLGEEAEEEGGEEGEGGWEKVKGGVPLVKEKPKMFAKGTEINTTVVVKKLNEILQARGKKATDRTGQIELLNALATISAENNLGVGVTVKIKFNIIASLYDYNPNLATFMKPEMWKKCLECIEELLDILFANKNIFIGDNIAEDSENLAIIESEPFRVRGCILTLVERMDKEFTKIMQNTDPHSQEYVDNLRDEGRVCGIVDRLLNYLEGHGTPEDICRVYLRRIMHTYYKFDYKAHQRSLGIQGETKDQQDQEESEGEDSAVLMDRLCKFIYAKDRTDRIRTCAILCHIYHHALHSRWYKARDLMLMSHLQDNIQHADPPVQILYNRTMVQLGICAFRQGMIKDAHNALLDIQSSGRAKELLGQGLLMRNMQERNAEQEKIEKRRQVPFHMHINLELLECVYLVSAMLLEIPYMAAHEFDARRRMISKQFHHQLRVGERQPLLGPPESMREHVVAASKAMKMGDWRTCHSFIINEKMNSKVWDLFPETQRVREMLVRKIQEESLRTYLFTYSSVYDSISMATLADMFELEIATVHSIISKMIINEELMASLDQPTQTVVMHRTEPTSLQNMALQLAEKLGSLVENNERVFDLKQGVYGGYFNRDQKGGYQQKQSYQRDQKGGYQSKQGGYQGGYQGGYQGGYQGGYQGGYQGGYQRGGYRNQNQGNY; from the exons GTCACTGCTGCTCAGTGATGATGAGGAAGACACCAAGAGAATTGTGCGCAGCGCCAAAGACAAAAG GTTCGAGGAGTTGACCAATCTCATCAAGACTATCCGTAACGCCATGAAGATTCGGGACATGTCCAAGTGTTTGGAGGAGTTTGAGCAGTTAGGTCGAGCGTTCCTCAAAAGCAAGAATATAGTCGACAAGGAAGGTGTTCCTTCTTTTTACATCCGTCTATTGGCTGACCTGGAAGACTACCTGAATCAG CTTTGGGAGGACAAAGAAGGCAAGAAGAAGATGAACAAGAACAATGCCAAAGCCCTCAGTACACTCCGACAGAAGATCCGAAAGTACAACAGGGATTACGAGAAGGAAATTGCTGCTTACAAGGAG AACCCTCAGGAGTCTGCAGATGAAGAGGAGGAGAAGGGACAAGATGATTCAG GTTCATCCTCTGACAGCAATGATGAAGGTGACGAGGACGGTGTGTCCGCCAAATCCTTCTTGAAGAAAAAGCCAGAGGCCACGCCTGAGGCCAGCAAGTTCCTCAAACCTGCCAAAGGATCCGGG GACGAGTCGTCCTCTAGTGACGATGACGACGACGATGAAGACTGGGGCTCTGACACAGTGGACACTGGCAGTGAGAGCTCCGATGGAGGAGACGGGGTAAATGCATCTCTTGCCATGGTCTTCCTCAAGAA GGAAAAGGGGCCTGACAAAGGTGGTGAAAAGGttgggaaaaagaagaagctcaaGAAGAAGGAGAAGCTGGGGGAGGAGGCTGAGGAAGAGGGAGGAGAGGAGGGCGAAGGAGGCTGGGAGAAGGTGAAGGGAGGTGTCCCTCTCGTCAAG GAGAAGCCCAAGATGTTTGCAAAGGGCACCGAGATCAACACGACGGTGGTGGTGAAAAAGCTCAATGAGATTCTGCAAGCCAGAGGCAAAAAGGCCACAGACCG GACTGGTCAGATTGAACTGCTCAATGCCCTGGCAACCATCTCTGCAGAGAATAACCTTGGTGTAGGAGTGACGGTCAAAATTAAGTTTAACATAATTGCTTCGCTGTACGACTACAACCCCAACCTGGCAACCTTCATGAAG CCGgaaatgtggaagaagtgtctGGAATGCATAGAGGAGCTGCTGGACATATTGTTTGCCAACAAGAACATCTTCATTGGGGACAACATTGCAGAGGACAGTGAGAACCTGGCCATCATAGAATCGGAG CCTTTCAGGGTACGAGGCTGCATCTTAACTCTAGTGGAGAGGATGGATAAAGAATTTACTAAGATCATGCAGAACACCGACCCTCATTCTCAAG AATATGTGGACAATCTTAGAGATGAAGGGCGTGTTTGTGGCATCGTGGACCGCCTCCTCAACTACTTGGAGGGCCATGGCACTCCGGAGGACATTTGTCGCGTCTACCTGCGGCGAATCATGCACACGTACTACAAGTTTGACTACAAGGCTCACCAGCGCAGTCTGGGCATTCAGGGAGAAACAAAG GACCAACAGGACCAGGAGGAGAGCGAGGGCGAGGACAGCGCCGTCCTCATGGACCGCCTCTGCAAGTTCATTTACGCCAAGGATCGCACTGACCGCATTCGCACATGTGCCATCCTCTGCCACATCTATCACCACGCGCTGCATTCGCGATGGTACAAAGCCCGCGATCTGATGTTGATGAGCCACCTGCAAGACAACATCCAGCACGCCGACCCACCAGTGCAG ATCCTCTATAACAGAACCATGGTCCAATTAGGCATCTGTGCGTTCCGTCAAGGAATGATCAAAGATGCCCACAATGCCTTGCTGGACATCCAGTCATCAGGCCGCGCCAAGGAGCTCCTGGGTCAGGGTTTGCTTATGAGGAACATGCAGGAGAGGAACGCAGAGCAGGAGAAGATTGAAAAGAGAAGACAA GTGCCGTTCCACATGCACATCAACCTGGAGCTCTTGGAGTGTGTATACCTAGTGTCGGCCATGCTACTGGAAATCCCTTACATGGCCGCCCATGAGTTTGACGCCCGCCGCCGAATGATCAGCAAGCAGTTCCATCATCAGCTCCGAGTGGGAGAGAGACAGCCACTGCTTG GACCCCCAGAGAGCATGCGGGAGCATGTGGTGGCAGCCAGCAAGGCCATGAAAATGGGAGACTGGCGCACCTGCCACTCTTTCATCATTAATGAGAAGATGAACAGTAAAGTGTGGGACCTGTTTCCCGAGACACAGCGAGTGCGAGAGATGCTCGTCAG GAAGATCCAAGAAGAATCGCTGAGGACCTACTTGTTCACGTACAGCAGCGTGTACGACTCCATCAG CATGGCGACGCTCGCCGACATGTTTGAGTTGGAGATTGCTACAGTTCACAGCATCATCAGCAAAATGATTATCAACGAGGAACTGATG GCTTCTCTGGACCAGCCCACACAGACGGTGGTGATGCACCGCACAGAGCCCACCTCCCTGCAGAACATGGCCCTGCAGCTGGCTGAGAAACTGGGCAGCCTGGTGGAGAACAACGAGCGTGTCTTTGACCTGAAGCAGGGCGTCTATGGCGGCTACTTCAACAGAG ATCAGAAAGGCGGATATCAACAGAAACAGTCATACCAGAGAG ATCAGAAGGGCGGTTACCAGTCCAAACAGGGTGGTTACCAGGGTGGTTACCAAGGTGGTTACCAAGGTGGTTACCAGGGTGGTTACCAGGGTGGTTACCAGGGTGGTTACCAGCGTGGAGGCTACAGGAATCAGAACCAAGGCAACTACTGA